The Clostridioides difficile genome has a segment encoding these proteins:
- a CDS encoding MATE family efflux transporter translates to MEEKYKEPLEYEKVSKLLTKYAIPSIIAMLVSALYNIVDQIFIGQGVGVLGNAATNVTFPLTTICTAIALLLGIGGASKCSLELGAKNSEKATKAAGNSICLMAIFGISLFIIVSIFLTPLLKFFGSTSEILPYAHTYTKITSIGLPFLIMSTGMSKLILADGKPKASMFCMLVGAVINTILNPLFIFVFDMGIAGSALATVIGQLISFGISVYYVMNFQHIKLHKKSFKLESVIYKHIFALGSSSCFNQLAMTVTQIVMNNTLAYYGAMSVYGSEIPLACVGIIIKVNMIFISIIIGISQGMQPIIGYNYGAEKYSRVKEAYKLAVGSATVISVLAFLCFQFFPRQITSIFGNGNETYFIFAEHYFRTFLFLTFINGVQIVSSTFFTSIGKSVLGLFTSLTRQILFLIPLIVILPMFMGIDGVMYAGPIADAAAAMVCIYFAVHGMKALTIKQNKVMSNHKEIMEV, encoded by the coding sequence ATGGAAGAAAAATATAAAGAACCACTTGAGTATGAGAAAGTTTCAAAATTATTGACTAAGTATGCGATACCTAGCATTATAGCGATGTTAGTAAGTGCCTTATATAACATTGTTGACCAAATATTTATAGGTCAAGGTGTTGGAGTGTTAGGTAATGCTGCTACAAATGTTACCTTTCCATTAACGACAATATGTACTGCAATTGCCTTATTATTAGGTATTGGTGGAGCATCTAAGTGCTCACTAGAATTAGGTGCTAAAAATTCAGAAAAAGCTACAAAAGCAGCAGGAAATTCTATTTGTTTAATGGCTATATTTGGAATAAGTTTATTTATAATAGTATCAATATTTTTAACACCACTGTTAAAATTCTTTGGTTCCACATCAGAAATATTACCTTATGCACACACATATACAAAGATTACATCTATTGGATTGCCATTTCTTATAATGTCTACTGGAATGAGTAAGTTGATACTTGCTGATGGAAAACCAAAAGCTTCTATGTTTTGTATGTTGGTAGGAGCAGTTATTAACACGATTTTAAATCCACTATTCATATTTGTGTTTGATATGGGAATTGCTGGGTCTGCTTTAGCTACTGTTATTGGGCAACTTATATCTTTTGGAATTAGTGTTTATTATGTAATGAATTTTCAACATATTAAACTACATAAGAAGAGTTTTAAATTAGAGAGTGTGATTTATAAACATATATTTGCATTAGGTTCAAGTTCATGTTTTAACCAATTGGCTATGACTGTAACACAAATAGTTATGAATAATACGTTGGCATATTATGGAGCAATGTCAGTTTATGGAAGTGAGATTCCACTTGCCTGTGTTGGTATCATTATTAAAGTAAATATGATTTTTATATCTATAATTATTGGTATATCACAAGGAATGCAACCAATTATAGGATACAATTATGGGGCTGAAAAATATAGTCGTGTAAAAGAAGCTTATAAGTTGGCTGTAGGAAGTGCAACTGTTATATCTGTTCTTGCATTCTTATGTTTCCAATTCTTCCCACGACAAATTACATCTATATTTGGTAATGGAAACGAAACTTACTTTATATTTGCAGAACATTATTTTAGAACTTTCTTGTTCTTAACATTTATAAATGGGGTTCAAATAGTATCATCAACTTTCTTTACATCAATCGGGAAATCAGTACTGGGACTTTTTACTTCTTTGACTCGTCAAATTCTGTTTTTAATTCCATTAATAGTGATTTTACCAATGTTTATGGGGATTGATGGGGTAATGTATGCAGGGCCAATAGCGGACGCCGCTGCTGCGATGGTATGTATATATTTTGCAGTTCATGGAATGAAAGCATTGACTATAAAGCAAAATAAAGTGATGAGTAACCATAAGGAGATTATGGAGGTATAA
- a CDS encoding nitroreductase family protein: MISDSISKRRSIRKYKNQSISHETIEKIIEAGIDAPSSKNRQPWNFIVVTEKEKESMLKAMSKGIQNEIDNNGLLPESRQHIAGANYTVEIMKQAPITIFILNKLGKSPLENLSAEERFYEMANIQSIGAAIQNMSLAAVELGLGSLWICDVYFAYHELCEWLDTNSQLVAAISLGYPDEQPAKRPRLKLNDVTEWR, encoded by the coding sequence ATGATAAGCGATTCTATATCAAAAAGACGTAGCATTAGAAAATATAAAAATCAAAGCATTTCACATGAAACTATAGAAAAAATAATTGAAGCTGGAATAGATGCACCTTCATCTAAAAATAGACAGCCATGGAATTTTATTGTTGTCACTGAAAAAGAAAAAGAATCTATGCTTAAAGCTATGAGCAAAGGTATCCAAAATGAAATTGATAACAATGGACTTCTTCCAGAAAGTCGTCAACATATTGCAGGAGCAAATTATACTGTTGAAATTATGAAACAAGCTCCTATAACAATCTTTATTTTAAATAAATTAGGAAAGTCACCTTTAGAAAACTTATCTGCTGAAGAACGTTTTTATGAAATGGCAAATATACAATCAATTGGAGCTGCAATTCAAAACATGTCTCTTGCAGCTGTAGAGTTAGGTCTAGGTAGTCTTTGGATTTGTGATGTGTACTTTGCATATCACGAATTATGTGAGTGGTTAGATACAAATAGTCAATTGGTTGCAGCAATATCATTAGGCTATCCTGATGAACAACCAGCAAAAAGACCTAGATTAAAATTAAATGATGTAACTGAATGGAGATAA
- a CDS encoding YidC/Oxa1 family membrane protein insertase: MDFISNILQEVLNILFSFTGDFGIAIVLITLIVKLVLMPLSLKQRFSMKKQQELAEKMEHIKEKYKNNAKELEKQLQIHSVESMKSMIGCSTILLQMPVIYALYHVCLNMPKGFTTVIIPWIANLNTADNLFILPCIYTLTMLAPNLINYIPYFKVNSQRAFNKQTLIMTTIMSLILTVKTPVALGLYFITSAIYALIEEICFRIYFSQKNKLVLK, translated from the coding sequence ATGGATTTCATTTCAAATATACTACAAGAGGTACTAAACATATTATTTAGTTTTACAGGAGATTTTGGGATTGCAATAGTACTTATAACTTTAATAGTAAAGCTGGTACTAATGCCGTTGTCATTAAAACAAAGATTTTCTATGAAAAAACAACAAGAATTGGCAGAAAAAATGGAACATATAAAAGAAAAATATAAAAATAATGCTAAAGAACTTGAAAAGCAACTACAGATACACTCTGTGGAAAGCATGAAGAGTATGATTGGATGTTCCACAATTTTACTACAAATGCCAGTAATATATGCACTGTATCATGTATGCTTAAACATGCCAAAGGGATTTACAACAGTTATAATTCCTTGGATTGCTAATTTAAATACAGCAGATAATTTATTTATACTACCTTGTATATACACATTAACTATGTTAGCTCCAAATTTAATAAATTATATACCATATTTTAAGGTTAACTCTCAAAGAGCATTTAATAAACAAACGCTTATAATGACTACTATAATGAGTCTTATATTAACTGTTAAAACTCCAGTAGCCTTAGGTCTATATTTTATAACAAGTGCAATTTATGCACTAATTGAAGAGATTTGCTTTAGAATATACTTTAGTCAAAAAAATAAACTAGTATTAAAATAA
- a CDS encoding response regulator transcription factor, which produces MAKILVVEDEKRMQDIIVEYMQKGGYTCITADDGVEALTILKNNDIDLMILDIMMPYLDGFSVCRVSREMTNIPIIMLTAKGEEEDKLKGYEYGADDYITKPFSPKVLLAKVTALLRRYTVDIPKNSLSVGKIFIILKSRQVYVEDKLIDLTYKEFELLRLFIENPNQVFSRDKLLNCIWGYDFEGNTRTVDTHIKTLRKKLGSEGQYIVTLIRSGYKFEVK; this is translated from the coding sequence ATGGCTAAAATACTAGTTGTAGAAGATGAAAAGAGAATGCAAGATATTATTGTAGAATATATGCAAAAAGGAGGATATACTTGCATAACTGCTGATGATGGAGTAGAAGCACTTACAATACTGAAGAATAATGATATAGATTTAATGATATTGGACATTATGATGCCATATTTAGATGGATTCTCAGTATGTAGAGTTTCACGTGAAATGACTAATATACCTATTATTATGTTGACAGCTAAAGGTGAAGAAGAAGATAAATTAAAAGGCTATGAGTATGGAGCCGATGATTATATAACAAAACCATTTAGTCCAAAGGTGTTATTAGCAAAAGTGACAGCACTACTTCGTAGGTATACTGTTGATATTCCAAAAAATTCATTAAGTGTAGGTAAGATATTTATTATATTGAAGTCAAGGCAAGTATATGTAGAAGATAAACTTATCGATTTAACATATAAGGAGTTTGAATTATTACGTTTATTTATAGAAAATCCTAATCAAGTTTTTTCTAGAGATAAACTATTGAATTGTATATGGGGATATGATTTTGAAGGAAATACGCGAACTGTAGATACACACATAAAGACTCTGCGTAAAAAACTTGGTAGTGAAGGTCAGTATATAGTTACATTGATTCGTTCAGGATATAAGTTTGAGGTTAAATAA
- a CDS encoding HAMP domain-containing histidine kinase: MDNLRKFINKLKNINMSDWVKKNFGLYSVRKKVFFLSKLAGATIILFYLVVEELPINSKFGFWIWFVIMIIFILGIDFLLGRFISAPITSINKSAKSMSQLDFSNPCTVNTNDEFGELSMSLNTMSANLQHALLELEDANIKLEKDVNNERMLLEQRKELVDTISHEMKTPLGIIRAYTEGLMDEVDEEKKKLYMNVIIEEADRMNNMIVSLLDLSALEAGVSKLNPERFDFIEFVETVAGRLLIDVPDIDFYFTYDLPENKVFVVVDKMRMEQVVENLIINAKKHVKHNGNLDLSVTCCNGLLVFKIYNDGKAIELDEITKIWSKFYRSMESQRKGGSGLGLAIVSQILTMQGLKYGVENRDKGVEFYFMIPIDDK; the protein is encoded by the coding sequence ATGGATAATTTAAGAAAATTTATAAATAAATTAAAAAATATAAATATGTCAGATTGGGTTAAGAAAAATTTTGGATTATATTCAGTGAGAAAGAAAGTATTTTTTCTTTCTAAATTAGCAGGAGCAACTATTATATTATTTTATCTTGTTGTTGAAGAACTTCCAATAAATAGTAAGTTTGGATTTTGGATTTGGTTTGTAATAATGATTATATTTATTTTAGGTATTGATTTTTTATTGGGGAGATTTATTTCAGCTCCGATTACCTCTATAAATAAATCTGCAAAGAGTATGTCACAACTAGATTTTTCTAATCCATGTACTGTTAATACGAATGATGAGTTTGGAGAACTTTCTATGAGTCTCAATACAATGTCTGCAAATTTACAACATGCTTTGTTAGAGCTGGAAGATGCAAATATCAAACTTGAAAAAGATGTAAATAATGAAAGGATGTTATTAGAGCAAAGAAAGGAATTAGTGGACACAATTTCACATGAAATGAAAACACCACTTGGTATTATTCGTGCTTATACAGAGGGTCTTATGGATGAAGTTGATGAAGAAAAAAAGAAACTCTATATGAATGTCATTATAGAAGAAGCTGATAGAATGAACAATATGATTGTATCTTTATTAGATTTATCTGCTTTAGAAGCAGGAGTTTCTAAACTCAATCCAGAGCGTTTTGACTTTATAGAATTTGTTGAAACTGTGGCAGGGCGTTTATTAATTGATGTTCCAGATATTGATTTTTATTTTACTTATGATTTACCAGAAAATAAAGTCTTTGTTGTTGTAGATAAAATGAGAATGGAGCAAGTAGTAGAAAATTTAATTATCAATGCAAAGAAGCATGTTAAACATAATGGCAACTTAGACTTATCTGTTACATGTTGTAATGGTTTACTTGTTTTTAAGATTTATAATGATGGGAAGGCTATAGAGTTAGATGAGATTACAAAGATTTGGTCTAAATTTTATCGTAGTATGGAGTCTCAAAGAAAAGGAGGTTCTGGTCTAGGGCTTGCGATTGTTTCACAAATACTTACAATGCAAGGTTTAAAGTATGGAGTTGAAAATCGTGATAAAGGGGTAGAGTTTTATTTTATGATTCCAATTGATGATAAGTGA
- a CDS encoding ABC transporter ATP-binding protein, which produces MIKVKELTFSYGKDKQILQGLDFDVKEGEIFGFLGPNGSGKSTTQKILNGVLKGYGGQVSLFGKEVEAYTESLYQKIGVLFEFPYLYTNLSAIDNLEYFSSFYPKKQRRDISELLDLLEFKKEFINKPVSSYSKGMKQRISMARALISNPRLLFLDEPTSGLDPSGAVLFRKIIEEERKKGTTIFLTTHNMLDADLMCNRVAFIADGKIMAIDSPKNLKVKNSNNKVEVEFIYHGKRESKSLDMEELESGITFEYDEIVSIHSKEPTLEEVFIKYTGRMLY; this is translated from the coding sequence ATGATAAAAGTCAAAGAGCTGACATTCTCTTATGGAAAAGATAAACAGATATTACAGGGGCTTGATTTTGATGTAAAAGAAGGTGAGATATTTGGATTTCTCGGGCCAAATGGTTCAGGAAAGTCAACAACACAAAAAATCTTGAATGGAGTTTTAAAAGGGTATGGTGGTCAAGTATCGCTTTTTGGCAAAGAAGTTGAAGCATATACAGAATCTTTATATCAAAAAATTGGTGTTCTATTTGAGTTCCCATATTTATATACAAATTTAAGTGCAATTGATAACCTTGAATATTTTTCATCCTTTTATCCTAAGAAGCAGAGAAGAGATATAAGTGAGCTTTTAGATTTATTAGAGTTTAAGAAAGAGTTTATAAATAAACCTGTATCATCTTATTCAAAAGGAATGAAACAACGTATCAGCATGGCAAGGGCGTTAATAAGTAATCCAAGACTGTTGTTTTTAGATGAGCCTACTAGTGGGCTTGACCCATCTGGAGCTGTATTGTTTCGTAAAATTATTGAAGAGGAACGAAAAAAAGGAACAACTATATTTTTAACTACTCATAACATGTTGGATGCTGATTTAATGTGTAACAGAGTAGCTTTCATTGCAGATGGTAAAATCATGGCAATAGATAGCCCTAAAAATTTAAAGGTGAAAAACAGTAATAATAAGGTTGAAGTTGAGTTTATATATCATGGGAAACGAGAGAGTAAGAGTTTAGACATGGAAGAATTAGAATCTGGTATAACTTTTGAATATGATGAAATAGTGAGTATACATTCAAAAGAACCTACTTTAGAAGAGGTTTTTATTAAATATACAGGAAGGATGTTATATTGA
- a CDS encoding ABC transporter permease encodes MYSKFFTLMKKDFWMIIYGKFFILAFSSLILYSCYINFGYIKFMDEDSYHNSVYMYKPENTSMYESPSIHPVSSINELKSKLSEDTNAVGIDASGNKANVILHESLEGIDNYRADYALSLLLSEKDNDTKISRKNEVIQINGEDTSEMKLRKEMTCEILFFEIVAIGFLGIASLLFKEKQMGVIRITGILPVKRSLFILSKVSIFLICDLCFTVLLLIINVGFFEGIKILPQVLVQTGILSIIMSLIGFGCSMLLKDFKQFSLVYLLVAVFITTPVFLSANTSFEIGWIKYHPFYHVYSELKNAFFISFSSEINYFIACSLTIIALFLLVKNVFDKELIREG; translated from the coding sequence ATGTATTCTAAATTTTTTACCTTAATGAAAAAAGATTTTTGGATGATTATTTATGGCAAATTCTTTATATTGGCATTTTCATCTCTCATACTTTATTCATGTTACATTAATTTTGGTTATATAAAATTTATGGATGAAGATTCCTATCACAATAGTGTTTATATGTACAAACCAGAGAATACAAGTATGTATGAATCTCCATCAATTCATCCTGTTTCTTCTATTAATGAATTAAAATCAAAATTATCTGAAGATACAAATGCAGTTGGGATTGATGCTAGTGGGAATAAAGCAAATGTAATTTTGCATGAGAGTCTTGAAGGAATTGATAATTATAGGGCTGATTATGCATTGTCCTTGTTATTATCAGAAAAAGATAATGATACAAAAATATCAAGAAAAAATGAAGTAATTCAAATCAATGGTGAAGATACATCTGAGATGAAACTTCGAAAAGAAATGACTTGTGAGATTTTGTTCTTTGAAATTGTAGCTATTGGATTTTTAGGTATTGCTTCTTTACTGTTTAAAGAGAAACAAATGGGTGTAATACGTATCACAGGTATTTTACCTGTAAAAAGAAGTCTTTTTATATTATCGAAAGTATCTATATTTCTGATATGTGACCTATGCTTTACAGTGCTTTTGTTAATAATTAATGTTGGATTTTTTGAAGGAATAAAAATACTCCCTCAAGTACTAGTTCAAACTGGAATTTTATCAATCATTATGTCTTTAATTGGATTTGGATGTTCAATGTTACTAAAGGACTTTAAACAATTTTCTCTTGTATATCTTTTAGTTGCTGTATTTATAACTACACCTGTGTTTTTGTCTGCAAATACATCTTTTGAAATAGGTTGGATTAAATATCATCCTTTTTATCATGTTTATAGTGAGTTAAAAAATGCTTTTTTCATAAGTTTCTCAAGTGAAATTAATTATTTTATTGCATGTTCCTTGACAATAATAGCTCTTTTTTTACTTGTTAAAAATGTTTTTGATAAAGAATTGATTAGGGAGGGATAG
- a CDS encoding ABC transporter permease, which produces MIGLRYQLKSIRKDKMCIISFFLPIVMAVLINIVGTVDMSSIGELQFGIVKNTLSTQTEQWLSRYGSVKQYQTENHLISEVKNIKTSTIGVVSNGEGIQTIVYGNEINAIKNVAKMLPKIFRLEGNLENTEITILPQDNMLKEFQNIFIAMILITAMFMGCTFNAMNIISEKEDGISFINEILPQTRSQYIIQKIFIGFLCGCLSSIVTVFICLRISVLDMVMMLLLIIFSTFISSLIGLFIGKLSEGLMVGIIYIKLIMILFIGAPLLVYLLGVDIRGVGNLCYIMPSIATFKGIMEIIEGNITVVKEVVILAIHCIVWFLLYMTLDKKRNLFFSR; this is translated from the coding sequence TTGATAGGATTAAGATATCAGTTGAAGAGTATAAGAAAAGATAAAATGTGCATAATTTCCTTCTTTTTACCAATTGTTATGGCTGTTTTAATAAATATTGTTGGAACTGTTGACATGTCTTCAATAGGTGAGTTGCAATTTGGTATAGTAAAAAACACGCTTTCTACACAAACAGAACAATGGCTAAGTAGATATGGGTCAGTAAAACAATATCAAACTGAGAATCATTTAATAAGTGAAGTTAAAAATATCAAAACAAGTACAATAGGAGTTGTTAGTAATGGAGAGGGAATTCAAACTATAGTTTATGGAAATGAGATTAATGCTATAAAAAATGTAGCAAAGATGTTACCTAAAATTTTTAGATTAGAAGGAAATTTAGAAAATACTGAGATTACAATATTACCTCAAGACAATATGTTAAAAGAATTTCAAAATATTTTTATTGCTATGATTCTAATTACAGCTATGTTTATGGGATGTACTTTTAATGCAATGAATATCATATCTGAAAAAGAGGATGGAATTTCATTTATCAATGAAATCTTGCCACAAACTAGGAGCCAATATATTATTCAGAAAATATTTATAGGTTTTTTATGTGGGTGTTTATCTTCAATTGTAACTGTATTTATATGTCTAAGAATTTCAGTATTAGATATGGTAATGATGTTGTTACTTATCATATTCTCTACGTTTATATCATCACTAATAGGTTTATTTATTGGTAAATTATCAGAAGGTCTTATGGTGGGGATTATTTATATTAAGTTAATAATGATTTTATTTATAGGAGCTCCATTACTTGTATATCTTTTAGGAGTTGATATTAGAGGAGTAGGAAATTTATGTTATATAATGCCATCAATAGCAACATTTAAAGGAATTATGGAAATTATTGAGGGAAATATTACTGTTGTAAAAGAAGTTGTAATTTTAGCTATACATTGTATTGTATGGTTTCTGTTGTATATGACT